A region from the Metopolophium dirhodum isolate CAU chromosome 9, ASM1992520v1, whole genome shotgun sequence genome encodes:
- the LOC132951992 gene encoding SH3 domain-containing protein 19, producing the protein MANWTAFTSDSSPKVPNRPAPPPPKVNKPLTQSRLAKALSLKQSKSLNGFQQPVKKKPPPRPPPPKFAQTPKSQGKAGLSSLIGFKTKHTVPTPSWVAKPNEIPKSSSTSQMVGCLIDFGSPQTSPTSTHKSSSDGNSVDSFNSDFGPWKGSQAESSGFEDDFDLLCSNADMDYFKNRFSIENSLPPPTLPPPMLPPDALNVLLNGPKLPPRPNEMQTQLSKSQSKCIAQFDYMSGHVDDLAFKKGDEIFITRCVNDEWLEGTLNERTGMFPISYVEVTEPLPKESPTNQEIRKVIAVFAFKPECWEDLTIQEGDQIQVLRRINENWLYGECNGSKGQFPSNFVTELPDDL; encoded by the exons ATGGCCAATTGGACTGCTTTCACTTCCGACAGCT CACCCAAAGTCCCAAATCGTCCCGCTCCCCCGCCACCCAAAGTGAACAAGCCTTT aaCTCAATCGAGATTAGCAAAAGCACTATCATTGAAACAGTCAAAATCACTCAATGGTTTTCAACAACCTGTAAAGAAGAAACCTCCACCTAGACCACCTCCCCCTAAATTTGCACAAACACCTAAAAGTCaa GGAAAAGCTGGTTTGTCATCTTTAATTGGATTTAAAACCAAGCATACAGTTCCAACACCCTCTTGGGTTGCAAAACCCAATGAAATACCTAAGTCTTCAAGTACTTCTCAAATGGTGGGTTGTCTTATAGACTTTGGTTCACCTCAAACATCTCCTACATCTACTCAtaa atctAGTAGTGATGGAAATAGTGTTGATAGCTTCAACAGTGATTTCGGGCCATGGAAAGGTTCTCAAGCTGAAAGCAGTGGTTTTGAAGatgattttgatttattatgttcaaatgcAGATatggattattttaaaaaccgcTTTTCAATTGAAAATTCATTACCACCACCAACGTTACCTCCCCCAATGTTACCACCAGATGccctaaatgtattattaaatggtCCTAAATTACCTCCAAGGCCAAATGAGATG CAAACTCAGCTATCAAAATCACAATCTAAGTGTATTGCTCAATTTGATTACATGTCTGGTCATGTAGATGATCTAGCTTTTAAG aaAGGAGATGAAATTTTCATAACACGATGTGTCAACGATGAATGGTTAGAAGGTACATTGAATGAGCGCACCGGAATGTTTCCCATTAGTTACGTTGAAGTAACTGAACCATTACCCAAGGAATCTCCAACCAATCAAGAAATCCGCAAAGTAATAGCTGTGTTTGCATTTAAACCTGAATGCTGGGAAGATCTAACTatacaa GAAGGCGATCAAATTCAAGTATTAAGAAGAATCAATGAAAATTGGTTATACGGGGAATGTAATGGATCTAAAGGTCAGTTTCCATCAAATTTTGTCACTGAACTACCTGATGATTTATAA